One genomic region from Vitis riparia cultivar Riparia Gloire de Montpellier isolate 1030 chromosome 17, EGFV_Vit.rip_1.0, whole genome shotgun sequence encodes:
- the LOC117904305 gene encoding kunitz trypsin inhibitor 5-like: protein MMTISLLLSLLLIALALKPFPVVAEAAPDPVLDIEGKKLRSEVDYYILPVIRRRGGGGLTLASTGNETCPLDVVQEQHEVSNGLPLMFMPVNPKKGVIRVSTDHNVESSAATICVQSTVWKLDYDESSGQRFVTTGGVEGNPGRGTLSNWFKIEKYEDDNNLVFCPTVCDFCKPVCGDIGIYIQDGYRRLALSDVPFKVMFEKA from the coding sequence ATGATGACTATATCGTTACTTTTATCCTTGCTGCTCATTGCCCTTGCTTTGAAGCCTTTTCCTGTGGTTGCTGAAGCTGCTCCTGACCCAGTACTTGACATCGAGGGAAAGAAGCTCCGGTCCGAGGTTGATTACTACATCCTGCCAGTCATCCGTAGGAGAGGCGGTGGTGGCCTCACCCTGGCCAGCACTGGGAACGAGACTTGCCCTCTTGATGTTGTCCAAGAACAACATGAGGTATCAAACGGTCTCCCATTGATGTTTATGCCAGTGAACCCCAAGAAAGGTGTGATTCGTGTGTCCACTGATCATAACGTCGAGTCCTCTGCTGCCACAATCTGTGTACAATCCACTGTGTGGAAGCTTGACTATGACGAATCATCGGGACAACGGTTTGTCACAACTGGTGGGGTTGAAGGGAACCCGGGGCGTGGAACTTTGAGCAACTGGTTCAAGATCGAGAAATATGAAGATGACAACAATCTGGTCTTCTGTCCAACAGTGTGTGATTTCTGTAAGCCTGTTTGTGGGGACATTGGCATTTATATCCAGGATGGATATAGGCGCTTGGCTCTGAGTGATGTGCCCTTCAAGGTTATGTTCGAGAAGGCTTGA